The proteins below are encoded in one region of Oncorhynchus kisutch isolate 150728-3 linkage group LG14, Okis_V2, whole genome shotgun sequence:
- the airim gene encoding AFG2-interacting ribosome maturation factor isoform X2, with protein MSKSVLFSIYQTLKKCFQILENNQKVWNSVLAECKPLMVSLGNLEEQLRAFQKVQIANTPLHTFPDLHQRLHFKLIQAVDIVLGKLTDKMCSLQSVRDAISNQVSGAFQLYEQNIGSLDLATCTQRSAVAPSIADMLEWLQDAERFYRQQFLRRKNLLLTLRADDLSLLQTAPKRWESLETPSGEESISAIADVSLYG; from the exons ATGTCGAAGTCTGTGTTATTTTCGATTTAccaaacattaaaaaaatgttttcaaatatTGGAGAACAATCAGAAAGTATGGAATTCAGTTTTGGCTGAATGCAAGCCTTTAATGGTTTCACTTGGAAACCTCGAAGAGCAGTTGAGGGCGTTTCAAAAGGTCCAAATCGCCAACACCCCTCTTCACACCTTTCCTGATCTGCACCAGCGTCTTCACTTCAAGCTCATACAGGCAGTGGACATAGTTTTGGGAAAACTCACTGACAAAAT GTGTTCTCTCCAGTCTGTGCGAGATGCTATCAGTAATCAGGTGTCTGGTGCGTTCCAGTTGTATGAGCAGAATATAGGCAGCCTTGACCTAGCTACCTGCACCCAGAGATCTGCAGTCGCTCCATCCATCGCTGACATGTTGGAGTGGCTTCAGGATGCGGAGCGTTTCTATCGTCAACA GTTTCTGAGAAGAAAGAACTTGCTGCTGACACTGAGGGCTGATGACCTCTCCCTTCTGCAAACTGCTCCCAAGAGATGGGAGTCCCTGGAAACACCCAGTGGAGAGGAGAGCATATCAG CGATTGCAGATGTGAGTCTTTatgggtaa
- the airim gene encoding AFG2-interacting ribosome maturation factor isoform X1 — MSKSVLFSIYQTLKKCFQILENNQKVWNSVLAECKPLMVSLGNLEEQLRAFQKVQIANTPLHTFPDLHQRLHFKLIQAVDIVLGKLTDKMCSLQSVRDAISNQVSGAFQLYEQNIGSLDLATCTQRSAVAPSIADMLEWLQDAERFYRQQFLRRKNLLLTLRADDLSLLQTAPKRWESLETPSGEESISDTLFKVSFFIESQ; from the exons ATGTCGAAGTCTGTGTTATTTTCGATTTAccaaacattaaaaaaatgttttcaaatatTGGAGAACAATCAGAAAGTATGGAATTCAGTTTTGGCTGAATGCAAGCCTTTAATGGTTTCACTTGGAAACCTCGAAGAGCAGTTGAGGGCGTTTCAAAAGGTCCAAATCGCCAACACCCCTCTTCACACCTTTCCTGATCTGCACCAGCGTCTTCACTTCAAGCTCATACAGGCAGTGGACATAGTTTTGGGAAAACTCACTGACAAAAT GTGTTCTCTCCAGTCTGTGCGAGATGCTATCAGTAATCAGGTGTCTGGTGCGTTCCAGTTGTATGAGCAGAATATAGGCAGCCTTGACCTAGCTACCTGCACCCAGAGATCTGCAGTCGCTCCATCCATCGCTGACATGTTGGAGTGGCTTCAGGATGCGGAGCGTTTCTATCGTCAACA GTTTCTGAGAAGAAAGAACTTGCTGCTGACACTGAGGGCTGATGACCTCTCCCTTCTGCAAACTGCTCCCAAGAGATGGGAGTCCCTGGAAACACCCAGTGGAGAGGAGAGCATATCAG ATACACTGTTTAAAGTGTCCTTTTTCATTGAGTCTCAGTGA
- the LOC109903692 gene encoding claudin-9-like, with protein MVNTGMQLISFTCAVTGWVMAIAVTALPQWKVSAFIGSNILTSEIKWEGIWMSCIYQTTGHMQCKTYDSMLALPPDLQAARALMCVAIFLGWLSCTVSCCGMKCTTCAGDDRRAKAGIALSGGVLFILTGLCVLVPVSWTANTVVQDFYNPNVPVMYKRELGQAIYLGWASAVILIISGAVLSSTCPHIERGGGEYRRGYMGRSFPNLRPSPLAPDPPKPITSNSVPLKEYV; from the coding sequence ATGGTCAACACAGGCATGCAGCTGATCAGCTTCACCTGCGCGGTGACAGGTTGGGTCATGGCCATCGCTGTGACGGCCTTGCCTCAGTGGAAGGTGTCAGCCTTCATCGGCAGCAACATCCTCACCTCCGAGATCAAGTGGGAGGGCATCTGGATGAGCTGCATCTACCAGACCACGGGCCACATGCAGTGCAAGACCTACGACTCCATGCTGGCTCTGCCCCCGGACCTACAGGCAGCACGTGCCCTCATGTGTGTGGCCATCTTCCTGGGCTGGTTGTCCTGCACCGTGTCCTGCTGCGGCATGAAGTGCACCACGTGCGCTGGCGACGACCGTCGCGCCAAGGCGGGCATCGCCCTCTCCGGCGGCGTGCTATTCATCCTGACGGGCCTGTGTGTGCTGGTGCCCGTCTCCTGGACCGCCAACACGGTGGTCCAGGACTTCTACAACCCCAACGTGCCTGTCATGTACAAGCGAGAGCTTGGCCAGGCGATCTACCTGGGTTGGGCATCTGCAGTTATTCTGATAATCAGCGGGGCCGTGCTGAGCAGCACCTGCCCCCATAtcgagaggggaggaggggagtacCGCCGGGGATACATGGGCCGGAGCTTTCCTAACTTGCGCCCCTCCCCCCTCGCACCTGATCCTCCGAAACCTATCACCTCTAACAGCGTGCCCCTGAAAGAATATGTGTAG